The Plectropomus leopardus isolate mb chromosome 7, YSFRI_Pleo_2.0, whole genome shotgun sequence genome window below encodes:
- the cnr2 gene encoding cannabinoid receptor 2 encodes MEGWEVPTSLGPSEAKENSSSSIVNRSCENLECYMVLIKAEKTAIGSICFLAGPITLLENALVLGVIAATATLRQRPSYLFIASLALADVFASCFFTTSFLDFHLFRRSDGPTAYLFKLGGVTMAFTSSVGSLLLTALDRYLCIQQASSYKVLLTRRRAVLSLLILWSATILISFLPLMGWRCPTGLNPPCSRLFPYINQGYLACWTSFTLVLLALILGAYALILWKAHRHESAMTSLQGAAGTGQARMRMDIRLARTFGLILLILVSCWLPALSFMLADVSVLLTHTQQRAFAFCSTLCLVNSAVNPLLYALRCRELRVALQQLVQRLCEIGKCKKSPEDLAPGLPNTEDNNCTAVMEDEMSRCRNTRFNSISEMVNNQRQEL; translated from the exons ATGGAGGGATGGGAGGTTCCCACTTCTTTGGGGCCCTCAGAAGCCAAAGAGAACAGCTCATCATCAATAG TTAACAGGTCTTGTGAGAATCTGGAATGCTACATGGTCCTCATCAAGGCGGAGAAGACAGCCATTGGCTCCATCTGTTTCCTGGCAGGTCCCATCACACTGCTGGAAAATGCTCTTGTGTTGGGAGTGATCGCTGCCACAGCCACCTTGCGTCAGCGGCCCTCATATCTGTTCATTGCCAGCCTTGCTCTGGCTGACGTCTTCGCCAGTTGCTTCTTCACCACCAGCTTCTTGGACTTTCACCTCTTTCGGCGCAGTGACGGCCCCACAGCCTACCTCTTCAAATTAGGTGGTGTCACCATGGCTTTCACCAGCTCAGTGGGGAGTTTACTGCTGACCGCTCTGGACCGCTACCTGTGCATCCAGCAGGCCTCCAGCTATAAGGTGCTTCTGACCCGCCGGCGAGCTGTGCTGAGCCTGCTGATCCTCTGGAGCGCCACCATCCTCATCTCCTTCTTGCCTCTGATGGGCTGGAGGTGTCCCACAGGGCTGAATCCACCCTGTTCACGCCTGTTTCCCTACATTAACCAGGGCTACCTGGCCTGCTGGACCAGCTTCACACTGGTGCTTCTGGCTCTCATTTTGGGAGCTTACGCTCTCATCCTGTGGAAGGCTCACCGCCATGAGTCTGCCATGACCAGCCTCCAGGGAGCAGCGGGGACAGGCCAAGCCCGCATGAGAATGGATATCCGGCTAGCACGCACCTTTGGCCTGATCCTGCTCATACTAGTGAGCTGCTGGCTTCCTGCACTCTCCTTCATGTTGGCTGATGTCTCTGTGCTCCTGACCCACACCCAACAGAGGGCCTTCGCCTTTTGTAGCACCCTCTGCCTGGTTAACTCTGCAGTCAACCCACTGCTGTATGCACTGCGCTGTCGAGAGCTAAGAGTTGCTTTACAGCAGTTGGTACAAAGGCTGTGTGAGATTGGGAAGTGTAAAAAATCACCAGAGGATTTAGCCCCAGGATTACCCAACACAGAAGACAACAACTGTACTGCTGTCATGGAGGATGAGATGTCCAGGTGCAGAAACACACGATTTAACTCAATCTCAGAAATGGTGAACAATCAGAGGCAGGAACTCTGA